A genomic region of Alligator mississippiensis isolate rAllMis1 chromosome 4, rAllMis1, whole genome shotgun sequence contains the following coding sequences:
- the ZSWIM2 gene encoding E3 ubiquitin-protein ligase ZSWIM2 isoform X2 — protein MRPNQCQVKRILLKKFKLPRNHEYAFQLGLLEREINDVLQRVHQEQSSSPKAKALSTETLEKEDDGYINQKEIDVEDVCPICQEELLKKMLPVTYCRYSCGNSVHITCMKIWADHQGELENESVVKCPLCREEFAPLKLIIEEFRNSSQLVTAAEKMRLDRHLGIPCNNCRVFPIQGKCYKCTVCVEYHLCHECYRKFCHPPHVFTFRQKRNQSWRSLKHVSQLSASRGNLKTINTRDEEEMLRLQKTNCIPEHIVKSIPYTLVRKCSNLLAPGLQCRLCLKIFCLGQYARLLPCNHKFHRKCIDDWLQHQKNACPVDGYIVYNPLTWKDVPANHDVHPSGSQTSLSKIAKHMEPELFVPGIGLFSKQTQFGRIFETSQVSLKQLHASKDPPDSQQDLNLNTLSYLHLGEPHSSQHSTNGNLTLQFSRHFKNVTLSTLQKTRTLKSYSVASRRDAHLSSIRDLNGSNADRGTEVCQVDYDNLNKATDVKGRNNQSSTSVRFPGNLNFKVNLGTINQRSSKGESKFAGISKPERLLAKLPKHNLSLKTEPVLLMEGFSLNNRS, from the exons atgaggcctaaccagtgccaagtaaagag GATACTGTTGAAGAAATTCAAACTTCCAAGAAATCATGAAT ATGCCTTTCAGTTAGGTCTCCTGGAAAGAGAAATCAATGATGTGCTTCAACGAGTACATCAAGAACAGTCATCTAGCCCAAAAGCCAAAGCTCTCTCCACCGAAACATTAGAGAAAGAGGATGATGGATACATTAATCAGAAAGAAATTGATGTGGAGGATGTCTGTCCTATTTGCCAGGAAGAACTACTAAAGAAAATGCTTCCCGTCACTTACTGCAG gtACAGCTGTGGTAACAGTGTTCACATCACATGTATGAAGATTTGGGCTGATCACCAGGGTGAATTAGAGAATGAGTCTGTGGTAAAGTGTCCCCTCTGTAGGGAAGAATTTGCACCATTAAAGCTCATTATAGAAGAATTCAGGAACTCTAGTCAGCTTgtgactgcagcagagaaaatgagGCTTGACAGACACCTTGGAATCCCCTGTAATAACTGCAGAGTATTTCCAATTCAAGGAAAATGCTACAA gTGCACGGTGTGTGTTGAATATCACCTATGCCATGAATGTTACAGAAAGTTTTGCCATCCTCCGCATGTTTTTACCTTTCGACAG AAGAGAAATCAGAGTTGGAGGTCACTTAAACACGTTTCACAATTATCAGCTTCAAGAGGGAATTTAAAAACCATTAATACACGAGATGAAGAAGAGATGTTACGTCTTCAGAA gaCCAATTGTATCCCAGAGCACATTGTAAAATCTATACCTTACACATTGGTTAGGAAATGTAGCAATTTACTTGCTCCAGGCTTGCAGTGTAGACTGTGTTTGAAGATCTTTTGCCTTGGTCAGTATGCAAGACTCCTGCCATGTAATCACAAG ttccATAGGAAATGTATTGATGATTGGTTGCAGCACCAGAAAAATGCATGCCCTGTTGATGGATATATTGTATACAATCCATTAACTTGGAAGGATGTTCCAGCGAATCATGATGTCCATCCATCAGGCTCTCAAACCAGTCTGAGTAAAATTGCCAAGCATATGGAGCCAGAGCTATTTGTGCCTGGAATTGGGCTATTCTCCAAGCAAACACAATTTGGACGTATTTTTGAAACTTCTCAAGTTAGCCTCAAACAACTGCATGCCAGCAAAGATCCACCAGATTCTCAACAGGATTTAAATTTAAATACCTTAAGCTACCTTCATCTGGGAGAACCTCATTCTAGCCAGCATAGCACAAATGGAAACCTGACTTTACAGTTTTCCAGGCACTTCAAAAACGTCACTCTTAGCACTCTCCAGAAAACACGTACCTTGAAATCATATTCTGTTGCATCTAGAAGAGATGCACATCTCAGTAGCATCAGGGACCTAAATGGAAGCAATGCAGACAGAGGCACAGAAGTGTGTCAAGTTGACTATGACAACTTGAACAAAGCAACTGATGTTAAAGGAAGAAATAACCAAAGTTCAACATCTGTAAGATTTCCTGGGAATTTGAACTTTAAAGTTAATTTGGGTACAATTAACCAGAGATCATCAAAAGGGGAGAGCAAGTTCGCGGGAATATCCAAACCTGAAAGGCTTTTAGCAAAACTACCTAAACATAATTTGAGCCTTAAAACAGAACCCGTTTTATTAATGGAAGGATTTTCACTGAATAACAGGTCATGA